A stretch of DNA from Juglans microcarpa x Juglans regia isolate MS1-56 chromosome 5D, Jm3101_v1.0, whole genome shotgun sequence:
TtcaataactttaaaaaaataaaaaaatataatatatgatgtgcgaaaataataaaaagtaaaattttacaGAATTCGAGGACAGAAAGATAGTACATGAGCATAAACACACATACATCCAAGGTCCATCGGAGTTCgagtcctttttcttttcccatttaCATAGCGTAATATTTatcatagaaaagaaaatataggtAGTATTGGGATCATGGTGGCCGGCCTTGTGTGCTTTAGCAACAAGCAACAGATGAAACTGAGAGAGGGTAACGGAAACTATTGGCATACTGGAAGGAGAGGCTTTCTCCAGGACCAAGAGCCTCCCCGTCGTTGACAAGACAATCGTCGTAATAAATTCGCCTGAAAACTAGAGGATTTATCAGCCTGGCCGAGCTGAACCACCCACAACTGACGTGAATGTTGGAAATGCCGCAACCGGAGGCGCATACATTAAGAATCTGAACCGTGTAGCCTGGGATTCCATCGGGAAGTGGGGCTGTTTGGCCTTGAAATATGGCAATGTCATCCTTGGAGCATGCTGTGCCGATCCGGTTCATGTCACCTCCGTCTGCAGCCAAAGTGTGGTAATTAGTCAACTTCACACTCCCATGCCATGCTCATCTCAAGGATTGAGATGAAGGATGTTATGCTTTAGGATTGCTGCATTGTCCCGAAGGATGCTTTCTAGACCCACGAGAAGTTAAAAAGGCCTCCAACTTACGGACCTAAGCCCATATTATTCCTGCCCTTATTGGATATGTACGTTGTCTAATGGacccaaacaagaaaaaaaaaatatagaaatgcTAAGCCCAGGTGGAATTCTGGCTGAGAGCGCTGcccatatagatatatatatatatatatatatatatatataacgtatatttttatttaaagtggctatacaagattattttatctattttagttAATGGATTTTTTGAGTATATTCTACatccaattaaaaattattcctttgtataatttaaataatttttctttttaaaagactACATTTACCATTTaactataaaatgtatttaaacccccccccccaaaaaaaaaaaattaaaatgaatttaaaagaGGGTTAAAAACTGAATTGCACCAATGCAACTTCAAAGAATTCGTAGACatgtgataaatatatatttttaatcaataaaaaacGTTATATGCTATATGCTATattcttattctatttttatatttatttgtaccTATAATACTATCCATAACCATTGAATCAACTCTTGTTTTCTCAAGAGaacaaaaataaggaaaattttatacatcatacTACCATCttactttcatcccactaaaCAAGATGTggtacatttatcaccattaaatgatcatttattgtattttttttatcatctaatagtgatgaatgtgctacatactacttagtatgatcaaaataagatgagagtgtggtatatagcattactcaccACAACTAGATAGTAATTAATCATGTAAAGCTTGCATGTCTAGTtccattaacaaaaaaaaaaaaaaaaaagtcaaaatgaGTATTTTTTTGTCAAGATTAGTATATAAGTAATTCTACTTTTAAGCCCCTTTTgtctccaacaccacacacccGATGATGTGgactttcccttttttttttttcaaaacgttCGTTTCACTTCccccaaaaactcaaaattcagAATCATCACCTCCCCTCTGCGTTTTACTCAGGCGCCCTCCACATTCAAAATCCCAAATCATTCAGGTGACCCATTCAACCCAGACTCCAAGGTTCTCTTTCGCACTATATAGATTTATATTTTAGGTTTTCTTCAAATACAAAATCGTAacattttatagaaaattttgattttttttctctggaaGGTGGAAGCTAGAAGTGGattaaaatgaaatgttgaTGCTTGAAAtgtttttgtgaaagttttCCACAAAGCTTGGGGTTTTGGAGATGGGTTTTCGTTTCTTGACTTGTAACTGGGTCTTGGGTGAGGACCTTTTGAGCTGGCAGCGTCTATCGGTAATGTAGTTCTTGAGAAGGAATTGTTATTGGTCTTCTTTCAATAGCTCGTATAAGTGCTTTTGAGCCATCATTCAAAATCTCTAACAACACTAGTTTTGCCAAAAGaataaactatattataaagttaatccCAAGAGAGAGTTTGAAACTTTTGAGTGGGTATATATGAATTTCAGAATCGTGGAAGATTGAAGAGGCTTCAATTGAAGTGGAAGTTCCAAAGGGAAGGACAAAGGTGGATTTGGGCACGTATATACtgcagagaagagagagagaaccttgaAGTAAATGGATCACCTGGATGATGAGGGCGCCTGGGTAGGGGTGGGTAAAACGCAGAGGCTAGGAGAggggaaaacaaataaaaagaagtcCATGGAAATTTCGGGTGTGAAGGGTGCCTCGATATGGGGtgggtaaaaataaaaataaaaataaaaataactccACATCATCCgggtgtgtggtgttggagacACAGAAGGCTTaagagtagaattactcttagtatattaaatcatttttattgcaaataaatCATCTAAATTCCGGTCATAAATTCAAGTTTTTTCTCGTATACTAGTCAGTCAGGCTGTATGTCTAAAGGATTGGCTTCATCCCTGGGTctcaggtatatatatattagccacccgtgaaagagaaagaaaggcTTCTGTCAGTAATGACTGATGGAGGAGCTTGGTGGAGAGTTGACCTTACCAGGTGATTGGAGTAGCTTCCGACTAAAGGCAGTGCTATTCTTCTTGGGAAAGACCAGCAATCTAATGCCAACTTCACCAACATGTTCCGTGTGAAACAGCACTGCATTGTATAAACACTGTcccatttcaaattttgaacaaacatgcacacacaaaaaaaaagtcTAGCTGCTAGGTCTAGCCTCTGGTTTAAGTAGAGCAAGAACTAGCTGTATAGAAAACCAGACCGTCCGTAGAACTTAAATTTAGGACGTGATCACGTCCTTtaccaaaaatatcagagttGGATTGAATCACCTTAAAACGATAAGAAGAGAAACCAACATTGGTTTCCCCATGCATGGATGGTCATCGGCTGGACAAAGACTTGAGAAACTAAAAAGAACAATATTGCATATATACTTGGATGCTCGTCTAGTACGTATATACTTACAATATCGGAAACTAAAGCACACTGCCATTTAAGCTACGGCTGACTAGAGCTGCATGCTGGGCTGACAACAATGTCGAAGCATTCAAAGGAGGATCGGACGTGTTAAGATTTTACTCTCACTGcactttttctttaaatatgttatttatcATTCAGTCGTATCTTTAGGTGATATTACAGGATATATAAGACTagtactagtttttttttttttttctcgttcaATGAAATGATGAAGGAAAAGGGCATGCACCAAATGTACGTAATACAACGCAACATAAATATATGTTCGTAATCACTGAGCAGTAAAAATCTTGTTCAagtcatttcttttttacattttttggtCAAACAGAAAAAAACAATTAGCATGCAACCGCTGCATTACGTACGCTTCAAGTTGCAAACAAGGTCAAAACTAGTGCATAATTATCACACATCAATCTAAGTTCGTTTTCACATCGTTGCACACAacgagacagagacagagacagagacagagacagataTTACCAAAGAGCGCAGCAAGAACAAAAGCGAAGGTAATAACTGCAGAGCATAGACACACACTCCTGACACCGAGGCTTCCTGGCAAACCTCCCATCCTGGCAGACCGCCTTCTGCGTGTTCGAAGCATACACAAAAAATTCCAGTGAAAAGAGAACGTCCCGTTTGAAATGTGCATTAGAcagatgaataaatttttacaatctcctaatatttcacattttataattttttataatttttattatttttttgttttatcaaatatttattatatgaataataaataaaaaattaaaaataattaaaaaaaaactcaaaaaaaatattaaaaaatttaaaaatttaaaaaaatatagaaaatagagGTTGTGTAGTAAGACTCTAGCTAACCCATCATTTTAGCAGTACgtagaaaaaagagaagaggaacACAGGGGTCGAGGAGAGGGGGGCTTGGTAGGGACCTTCAGGAGAATCCGGTGTAAACTCTGCTGAGGATGTTCTTGAACGAACCTTCTTGTTAGAAAGGCTGAATTTCTAGTAAATCAAAAAGCTGTCTACTTCGCGCAGAAGAAAATGGGTGGAGAGTGATGTGGCCACACGGACCAACTACAAGCAAATCTAATATGGAAGGGACGTAAATGATGTGGGGGAGGTGACCACATTTATAGCACGAGCTCACTAGTTACATCGAGAACTAGCACTAGACGACAAAAGCCTGTATAAATGTTTTTCCCGTGCAGCCTGCCAGTGTATTTACTGCTGGCTTGCAACACGTATAGAGAAGGTTTTCAGGATTTTCAGTGTTTCTTTGGTAGTACTTTGACTGAGTTATCGATCTCTTTGGGGGGCGGACATTGGAGCCCAATCGCCGGATTAAATTGCAGTTAAACAAATAAAAGTTGACTAGCAAGAACAAGTTTTTGTATTCATTCGATCTAGGATTGTGAACAATCTTGCAATCTTACTAGTTCCAATACATGATAAGGATGcactaaatattttgtaaatatttgcGATCGATGCAAATATCTATGGTTTGTGTTGAATATTTCTTTTCGAAGAGAAACATGGGGTCTGGAGATGTATGATTTTTATGTTAAAGGAGCAGGAGTCTTTTGAATTTAAAACTGCAGTTTAACCCAACGATAAAGGCGAGAGCAATTATAACGGGCCGGTTCATATGGGTCACATCATCAACTAAAGCAGTCCTCGGTGAATACATTCCGGTCGGATTTCTTCAGTTTTTCAAAGCATGCATTTTTGAAAGGAGAGTTGAAACTGCAGGAAGTATAATTATTGACATAAATCTATGGCTTAAAATCCACCATAAAATCCTCGCGAGTTTTCCCAAGACGGCGTTGCATGCACTTTAATTAATAGGCTTTGGATTAGGTATGGCAAAAGGTTCAAATCAAGAGAGCTGCCGCATGCAGCTTTCTTGTTGCTGTCATATGTTTTAACTCTCTTTGCCATAATGACAGAGACTCTTCATGTACTGCATAATTATAGACGTACAGTTAATTACAGATTAAGGCTTcgtttagataataattattttcaattcatcttaatttattattataatttttttaaattttaaaataataataataataaataatattttattaactcaattcatttcaacaatcaaaataattctaaataaaaatgcatgtgtcCTGCTTTGGGTGTGTCATGTCTAGCGAAATAAATGCATAGGGTCAGAGAGACTCGGGCTTTTATGCAGAAGATCCGCCAAAAGCAGGAGCAGCATACTAGCTTTTTATTAGCGGCGTAGTTTACCGGTGAATTATGCCGCTATAAGAGTTGCACGGTGAATTAAGATATGAGAAAAGCTTCAGACCGGTGTGAAAGAATTATTCCCAC
This window harbors:
- the LOC121264298 gene encoding TPD1 protein homolog 1-like isoform X2; its protein translation is MGGLPGSLGVRSVCLCSAVITFAFVLAALFVLFHTEHVGEVGIRLLVFPKKNSTAFSRKLLQSPDGGDMNRIGTACSKDDIAIFQGQTAPLPDGIPGYTVQILNVCASGCGISNIHVSCGWFSSARLINPLVFRRIYYDDCLVNDGEALGPGESLSFQYANSFRYPLSVSSVACC
- the LOC121264298 gene encoding TPD1 protein homolog 1-like isoform X1, with the translated sequence MHISNGTFSFHWNFLCMLRTRRRRSARMGGLPGSLGVRSVCLCSAVITFAFVLAALFVLFHTEHVGEVGIRLLVFPKKNSTAFSRKLLQSPDGGDMNRIGTACSKDDIAIFQGQTAPLPDGIPGYTVQILNVCASGCGISNIHVSCGWFSSARLINPLVFRRIYYDDCLVNDGEALGPGESLSFQYANSFRYPLSVSSVACC